A region from the Maridesulfovibrio zosterae DSM 11974 genome encodes:
- a CDS encoding 3'-5' exonuclease: MQLPEKYKRKFTKAEINELPLRQYDGPIKLIDTEEDVPAAIGEISKCNLLGFDTETRPVFRKGVSYPPSLIQLATEDCVYLLHLNHISLSERIKELLSSADIIKTGVAVINDVKELRQVSQFEDNGFVDLGDLARSLEMQTNGLRNLAANLLDFRISKGVQCSNWGRKELTPQQIIYAATDAWVSREIYLKFHELGIL; this comes from the coding sequence CTGCGCCAGTACGATGGCCCTATCAAACTAATTGATACTGAAGAGGATGTTCCTGCAGCAATTGGGGAAATAAGCAAGTGCAATCTGCTGGGATTTGATACAGAAACCCGACCTGTTTTTCGTAAGGGTGTCTCATACCCACCATCACTTATCCAACTCGCAACTGAAGATTGCGTATATCTGCTTCACCTTAATCATATTTCCCTGTCAGAAAGAATTAAAGAACTTCTCTCCTCGGCTGATATAATTAAAACAGGCGTAGCTGTGATCAATGATGTAAAGGAACTACGTCAAGTTTCTCAATTTGAAGACAATGGTTTTGTGGACCTCGGTGATCTTGCCAGATCCCTTGAAATGCAAACAAATGGACTTCGCAACCTTGCTGCCAATTTACTTGATTTTCGGATTTCAAAAGGCGTCCAATGCTCAAACTGGGGACGCAAGGAACTTACTCCACAACAAATAATCTATGCTGCAACAGATGCATGGGTAAGTCGTGAAATCTACCTCAAGTTTCATGAGCTGGGTATTTTATAA